The Xenopus tropicalis strain Nigerian chromosome 2, UCB_Xtro_10.0, whole genome shotgun sequence genome window below encodes:
- the creg2 gene encoding protein CREG2, which translates to MSVCFFPSRIAAFVCLLCVFACTWLPHSRSYVIVNSVSWSVTNEVEEELDSSSTEDALPALLEDTISIWKQSYPASAFKEDRETKTRPASDRSKQISSPSRMFSYKRESNVGTESPSPPQAAVARHQKMARSARVLAHHSKWGFLATVSTQDLIVGVPFGHVLLISDGPIDNGTGDPFIYASPKASFISDLLKNPVASLTIADLDADVCKSITEEDDPQTAVLTLTGQMVTVQPEEVDFAKKALFSRHPVMRKLSPIAGWLLMKMKTEHVHVTDCYGKAFTIKMEDYYRA; encoded by the exons ATGTCTGTGTGCTTCTTTCCTAGCAGAATAGCTGCTTTTGTGTGTTTGCTCTGTGTGTTCGCCTGCACCTGGCTTCCCCACTCCCGCAGCTATGTCATTGTCAACTCAGTGTCCTGGTCAGTAACTAATGAGGTGGAGGAGGAACTGGACAGTTCATCCACAGAAGATGCGTTGCCAGCACTGCTGGAGGATACCATCAGCATATGGAAACAAAGCTACCCAGCCTCTGCTTTCAAAGAGGACAGAGAAACGAAAACCAGGCCTGCGTCAGACAGATCCAAGCAGATCTCTTCTCCCTCCAGAATGTTCTCATACAAGAGAGAAAGTAATGTGGGCACAGAGAGCCCCTCTCCTCCTCAAGCAGCAGTGGCCCGCCATCAGAAAATGGCCAGGAGTGCCAGGGTCCTTGCGCACCACAGCAAATGGGGTTTTCTAGCCACAGTGTCTACACAGGATTTG ATTGTAGGTGTACCCTTTGGACATGTTCTACTCATCAGTGATGGCCCAATAGATAATGGTACAGGTGACCCTTTTATTTATGCCAGCCCAAAGGCCAGCTTTATCTCTGATTTGCTAAAGAATCCAGTAGCCTCGCTGACTATTGCAGATCTGGATGCTGATGTGTGCAA GAGCATCACTGAAGAGGATGATCCTCAAACTGCTGTCTTGACCCTCACAGGCCAGATGGTAACCGTGCAACCAGAAGAAGTAGACTTTGCTAAAAAAGCATTGTTTTCCAG GCACCCTGTAATGAGGAAATTGTCTCCAATTGCTGGATGGCTGCTAATGAAAATGAAGACCGAGCATGTCCATGTAACAGATTGTTATGGCAAGGCTTTCACAATTAAGATGGAAGATTACTACAGAGCTTAG